A single window of Sporosarcina sp. FSL W7-1349 DNA harbors:
- a CDS encoding AraC family transcriptional regulator translates to MEDREIVQRAVEWIEENLQRDIQLADVAHFSGYSKFHFHRMFQSVLNRSVDQYIRTRRLAAAAVLLIHSDERILDIAFHTLFNSQEAFSRAFKKVYHLAPGEYRRLMRSVIFKQEEEFKMGEMKGWFLSGSHPHNYRMGIDRQVVHTGNASGYLHSQFVTEQEEFATMMQQFKADQYIGKRLKLSCFLKCEDVDTFAGAWMRVDNQLGDVLQFDNMSNRPLRGTLDWNYYSLVLDVPAGSKIISFGVLLQGTGKLWANQFQFEEVPDTFPTTNLEVMPELLDEPVNLSFDE, encoded by the coding sequence TTGGAAGATAGAGAAATCGTGCAGCGGGCAGTAGAATGGATTGAGGAAAATCTGCAGCGGGATATTCAACTAGCGGATGTGGCGCACTTTTCCGGTTACTCGAAGTTCCACTTCCACCGGATGTTTCAGTCCGTTTTGAATCGGAGCGTGGATCAATACATCCGGACCCGCCGACTTGCGGCAGCGGCGGTTTTGTTAATTCATTCGGACGAGCGGATTCTGGATATTGCCTTTCACACTTTATTCAACTCACAGGAGGCGTTCAGTCGAGCTTTTAAAAAGGTTTACCATTTGGCGCCGGGGGAATATCGACGGCTTATGAGGAGCGTCATTTTTAAACAAGAGGAGGAATTCAAGATGGGAGAAATGAAAGGCTGGTTTTTAAGCGGGAGCCATCCGCATAATTACCGGATGGGGATCGACCGGCAAGTCGTCCATACGGGGAACGCTTCAGGCTATCTCCATTCGCAGTTTGTCACGGAACAAGAGGAGTTTGCCACAATGATGCAGCAATTCAAGGCGGACCAGTACATCGGGAAGCGGTTGAAGCTTTCCTGTTTTCTTAAATGTGAAGACGTCGATACATTTGCAGGGGCTTGGATGCGCGTCGACAATCAATTGGGCGATGTGCTGCAGTTCGATAATATGAGCAATCGCCCTCTTCGCGGCACGCTCGACTGGAATTATTATTCCCTTGTGCTCGACGTCCCGGCCGGCAGCAAAATTATCTCATTCGGGGTGCTTTTGCAAGGGACGGGAAAGCTATGGGCGAACCAATTTCAATTCGAAGAAGTTCCCGATACCTTTCCGACTACCAATTTGGAAGTCATGCCGGAGCTGCTGGACGAACCGGTGAACCTGTCGTTTGACGAGTGA
- a CDS encoding YjcQ family protein — protein MANETFDIVLAILQYLDESLDDEQINFSKINPDSLGVSEPRLNRVLEMMINSGYITGFHAVPQADKGYNTYHPINPRITLSGIYLLEHNRPTNKVYDLLKEIRDWIPGY, from the coding sequence ATGGCCAATGAAACTTTTGACATCGTCCTTGCAATATTACAATACTTGGACGAATCTCTGGACGATGAACAGATCAACTTCTCTAAAATTAACCCTGACTCTTTGGGCGTAAGTGAACCTCGTTTGAATCGTGTGTTGGAGATGATGATTAATAGCGGTTATATAACGGGCTTCCATGCCGTCCCCCAAGCGGACAAAGGATACAACACCTACCATCCAATCAACCCGAGGATCACATTATCCGGAATATACTTGTTGGAACATAATAGACCGACGAATAAGGTGTATGATTTATTGAAAGAAATTAGGGATTGGATACCGGGCTATTAG
- a CDS encoding SulP family inorganic anion transporter: MHTLKQQWFGNVRADLLAGIVVGLALIPEALAFAFIVGVDPRVALYASFTIAVITSFVGGRPGLISAATGAMALVLVNLMADHGLQYVLAATVLTGIIQLILGAFGVANLMRFIPNSVMLGFVNALGIMIFITQLPYLRGTDAMTYIFAIATLVLVYAVPRFFTAIPAPLIAIVVMTAIALMSGVSLQTIGDLGKMPSSLPTFFLPDIPLNWETLKIIFPYSLALSIVGLLESLLTSQVLDDMTDTSSDKNREARGQGIANFITGFFGGMAGCALIGQSVINIKSGGRGRLSTLTAGVFLMFLIIVLGDVVVKIPMPVLAGVMVMVAMTTFNWGSFKFLKQAPKTESLVMLITVAIILYTHNLAIGVVVGVILSSLFFVANISRVTVTNEAGVYKIKGPLFFASTTKFIQAFRDVKEKEIVIDFGDSQLWDESSVGAISKVKQKLEEEGVIVTIRGLNSSSEQLFEKLG; encoded by the coding sequence ATGCATACTTTGAAACAACAATGGTTCGGTAATGTGCGGGCCGATTTGTTGGCGGGAATTGTCGTAGGGCTGGCGCTCATCCCGGAAGCGCTGGCGTTCGCGTTCATTGTCGGAGTGGATCCGCGTGTCGCGCTCTACGCGTCGTTCACGATTGCGGTTATCACTTCGTTTGTCGGCGGCCGTCCGGGGCTGATTTCAGCGGCAACCGGTGCGATGGCTTTGGTACTCGTCAATTTAATGGCGGACCATGGCTTGCAGTACGTGTTGGCGGCCACAGTTTTGACCGGGATCATTCAATTGATCCTCGGGGCGTTTGGGGTTGCGAATTTGATGCGTTTCATTCCCAACTCCGTCATGCTGGGATTCGTGAATGCGCTCGGCATCATGATTTTCATCACCCAGCTTCCGTATTTGCGGGGAACAGATGCGATGACGTATATTTTTGCGATTGCCACATTGGTTTTGGTTTATGCGGTACCTCGCTTTTTCACTGCGATTCCTGCGCCGCTGATTGCCATTGTCGTCATGACGGCCATTGCGCTGATGAGCGGTGTCTCGCTGCAGACAATCGGTGATTTAGGGAAAATGCCGAGCTCGTTGCCGACATTTTTTCTTCCGGATATTCCGTTAAATTGGGAAACATTGAAAATCATCTTCCCGTATTCGTTGGCATTATCGATCGTCGGTCTATTGGAATCGCTGCTCACTTCGCAAGTGCTGGATGATATGACGGATACATCGAGCGATAAAAATCGGGAGGCGCGCGGGCAAGGAATCGCCAACTTCATCACGGGCTTTTTCGGCGGGATGGCAGGTTGCGCGTTGATCGGCCAATCGGTGATTAATATCAAATCAGGGGGGCGCGGACGTCTTTCTACGTTGACAGCGGGCGTATTTCTCATGTTCTTGATCATTGTGTTGGGCGACGTTGTAGTCAAAATTCCGATGCCCGTCCTCGCAGGAGTCATGGTCATGGTGGCGATGACGACGTTCAACTGGGGTTCGTTCAAGTTCCTGAAACAGGCGCCGAAGACGGAATCACTCGTCATGCTGATCACCGTCGCAATCATTTTATATACGCATAATTTGGCAATCGGTGTCGTTGTCGGTGTAATTTTGAGTTCCCTATTTTTCGTCGCCAACATATCTCGGGTGACGGTGACGAATGAGGCGGGCGTTTACAAGATAAAAGGGCCTTTATTTTTCGCATCCACGACAAAATTCATCCAAGCATTTCGCGACGTGAAGGAAAAGGAGATTGTGATCGACTTCGGAGATAGCCAGCTATGGGATGAATCTTCCGTCGGCGCGATCAGTAAAGTGAAACAGAAGCTAGAGGAAGAAGGCGTGATCGTCACGATCCGAGGTCTGAATTCTTCCAGTGAACAATTATTCGAAAAGTTAGGATGA
- a CDS encoding sulfite exporter TauE/SafE family protein yields the protein MGEWTILIVLVLVASLLQTSTGYGFSIIGTPFLLLMYPAHTAIQINIILSLCLSTFMMFKIGNEVDKTLFGRLIKGSVIGLVFGLLIYLYLDIRFLKMAVGGLILILTVSLIFKLTIHRTSRGDLAAGGISGLLTTSIGVPGPPLLLYFSGTGTDQVTLRSTTLAFYLVVYFVSLVMQISFGGTSLEAWTSSLIALPSLFIGMLLGQFLFKWISQELFRIITYVILLFTGAYLLVTSF from the coding sequence TTGGGAGAGTGGACGATCCTTATCGTTCTTGTGCTGGTGGCTTCCTTGTTGCAGACAAGCACCGGATATGGTTTTTCTATTATCGGGACACCTTTTCTATTATTGATGTACCCGGCGCATACCGCAATCCAGATTAATATTATCCTTTCACTTTGCCTTTCCACTTTCATGATGTTTAAAATTGGAAACGAAGTGGACAAAACTTTGTTTGGCAGATTGATTAAAGGCAGTGTTATTGGATTGGTGTTCGGGCTCCTTATTTATCTCTATTTGGACATCCGATTTTTGAAGATGGCGGTAGGTGGGCTGATCCTCATTTTGACTGTCTCTCTCATTTTCAAACTGACAATCCATCGGACTAGCAGGGGAGACTTGGCGGCAGGAGGTATCTCAGGACTGTTAACGACAAGTATCGGAGTGCCCGGCCCTCCTCTGCTTTTGTATTTTTCCGGGACCGGAACAGATCAAGTTACACTGCGCAGCACGACACTGGCTTTTTATCTAGTTGTTTATTTCGTCAGCTTGGTGATGCAAATTTCGTTCGGCGGCACGAGCCTGGAGGCCTGGACATCCTCTCTTATCGCGTTACCTTCACTTTTTATCGGGATGTTGCTTGGGCAGTTTTTGTTTAAGTGGATTAGTCAAGAACTGTTTCGGATTATTACGTATGTGATCCTCCTGTTTACAGGGGCTTATTTGTTGGTGACCAGCTTCTAA
- a CDS encoding universal stress protein, protein MKIAVAIDGSENALRAARHAITLAQHFPEAQLEVIYVADFNKAKDERLLSQSEESLLLKRKQKTDPVLELANGAGVKAKVTVLKGNPSQEIIKYVNAEAVDQLVIGSRGLNTFQEMMLGSVSHKVMKHVDCPVTVVK, encoded by the coding sequence ATGAAGATTGCGGTTGCCATCGACGGTTCGGAAAATGCGCTGCGTGCTGCGCGGCACGCCATTACGCTCGCCCAGCACTTCCCGGAGGCGCAGTTGGAGGTCATCTATGTGGCGGATTTCAATAAAGCTAAAGACGAACGGCTCTTATCGCAAAGTGAGGAAAGCCTTCTGCTGAAGCGAAAGCAAAAAACGGATCCCGTACTGGAACTGGCGAACGGTGCTGGTGTGAAGGCAAAGGTGACAGTGCTCAAAGGGAACCCGAGCCAGGAAATTATAAAATACGTGAACGCCGAAGCGGTCGATCAACTCGTCATCGGCAGCCGGGGCTTGAATACATTCCAGGAAATGATGCTGGGGAGCGTCAGCCATAAGGTGATGAAACATGTGGATTGTCCGGTGACAGTGGTAAAGTAG
- a CDS encoding aspartate/glutamate racemase family protein has protein sequence MKTIGLIGGMSWESSQEYYRILNEEVKNRVGGLHSAKCILYNVDFEEIERYQSAGDWESVGKVLRDAAQSLERAGVDFIILCTNTAHKVVGQIEKAISLPILHIADATTTQIKKSNISTVGLLGTTYTMEEDFYKSRLESNGIQVLIPNKAERDAIHTIIFKELCLGITKESSRDTIKKVIHRLLGNGAEGIVLGCTELGLAVKPNDLEIALFDTTFIHAREAVHWALER, from the coding sequence TTGAAAACGATAGGGCTGATCGGCGGGATGAGCTGGGAATCATCTCAAGAATATTATCGAATTTTAAACGAAGAAGTGAAAAATAGAGTAGGTGGGCTGCATTCGGCAAAGTGCATCCTCTACAATGTCGATTTTGAAGAAATTGAACGCTATCAATCTGCAGGCGACTGGGAAAGTGTAGGGAAGGTGCTGAGGGATGCGGCGCAGTCCTTGGAAAGAGCGGGAGTGGACTTTATCATACTATGCACCAATACGGCACATAAAGTTGTTGGGCAGATTGAAAAAGCAATCAGCTTACCGATTTTACATATTGCCGATGCAACCACCACACAAATTAAAAAGTCTAACATTAGTACAGTCGGTTTACTGGGTACCACCTATACAATGGAAGAGGACTTCTATAAATCACGTTTAGAGTCGAATGGCATACAGGTGTTAATTCCAAATAAAGCGGAAAGGGACGCCATTCATACTATTATTTTCAAAGAATTATGTTTGGGAATAACGAAGGAATCGTCAAGGGATACGATTAAAAAGGTGATCCACCGCCTACTTGGAAACGGGGCGGAAGGAATCGTCCTCGGATGTACAGAACTTGGTTTAGCAGTGAAGCCGAACGACCTGGAAATTGCGCTATTTGATACAACCTTCATCCACGCGCGGGAAGCGGTTCATTGGGCATTGGAGAGGTAA